In Oligoflexus sp., one DNA window encodes the following:
- the cmoA gene encoding carboxy-S-adenosyl-L-methionine synthase CmoA produces METAPRPEIKLVSQDDRIFAGSNYPKPFAFNKEVAHVFDDMVRRSIPLYVDVVRATADWVQHFYKPQTAIIDIGCSTGTTTHHVAHTLQKPAHFLAVDLSASMIEKAREKLADLPPRHQVTLLCQDIRETTLPRASVVIINYTLQFLPVADRLSLLSRIHEALVPGGIVLISEKVRSATTAFHELTTVIYERFKEEQGYSRTEIERKKEALDQVLIPFTEQEHRQNLTLAGFTAIDTLMKWNNFTTLIAQKEPKA; encoded by the coding sequence ATGGAAACCGCACCCAGACCGGAAATCAAGCTCGTCAGCCAGGATGATCGTATCTTCGCCGGCTCCAACTATCCGAAGCCCTTCGCTTTCAATAAGGAAGTGGCTCATGTCTTTGATGATATGGTTCGCCGTTCCATCCCGCTCTATGTGGATGTGGTTCGGGCCACGGCCGATTGGGTTCAGCACTTCTATAAGCCACAGACAGCCATTATTGACATAGGCTGCTCGACCGGCACGACAACCCATCATGTCGCGCATACTTTGCAAAAGCCAGCCCATTTCCTGGCGGTTGACCTTTCTGCATCCATGATTGAAAAGGCCCGGGAAAAGCTGGCAGATCTGCCGCCCCGTCATCAAGTTACGCTGCTTTGCCAGGATATTCGCGAAACCACCCTGCCCCGGGCGTCGGTGGTCATCATCAACTATACTCTTCAGTTTCTGCCGGTCGCCGATCGGCTCAGCCTTCTGTCGCGCATCCACGAAGCCCTTGTTCCCGGCGGCATTGTGCTGATCAGTGAAAAGGTGCGTTCGGCAACCACCGCTTTCCATGAACTGACGACGGTGATCTATGAGCGTTTCAAGGAAGAGCAGGGTTATAGCCGAACCGAAATCGAGCGGAAAAAGGAAGCTTTGGATCAGGTCCTGATTCCCTTTACCGAGCAGGAGCATCGGCAGAACCTGACGCTTGCTGGTTTCACTGCCATCGACACGCTGATGAAGTGGAACAACTTCACGACTCTGATCGCCCAAAAGGAGCCCAAGGCTTGA